One window from the genome of Candidatus Eisenbacteria bacterium encodes:
- the modB gene encoding molybdate ABC transporter permease subunit, which translates to MRALAAFATAVLVALLALPFVALLLRARPEQILSRLGDPVVLDALRLSLLASGSATAIAVLLGLPAAWVLATRRFPGKRIVEVLIDLPMVLPPTVAGFAMLMAFGRAGLAGSALKAFGVSLPFTTAGVVLAQVFMAAPFFIGPARAAFAGVDRRLLDAAATLRARESFTFVRVVLPLAAPSLLAGVSMAGARALGEFGATITFAGNFPGTTQTMPLAVYVALQSDLDAAVVLSVLLLAMAVGLLLGLHSAPAGGWWSRPRAAR; encoded by the coding sequence GTGCGCGCGCTCGCCGCCTTCGCGACCGCCGTCCTGGTGGCCCTGCTGGCGCTGCCGTTCGTCGCGTTGCTGCTGCGCGCGCGCCCGGAGCAGATCCTCTCCCGGCTCGGTGACCCGGTGGTGCTCGACGCCCTCAGGCTGAGCCTGCTCGCGAGCGGGTCCGCGACCGCGATCGCGGTGCTGCTCGGGCTGCCGGCCGCCTGGGTGCTCGCGACGCGCCGGTTCCCGGGCAAGCGGATCGTCGAGGTGCTGATCGACCTGCCGATGGTCCTTCCCCCCACGGTCGCCGGGTTCGCGATGCTCATGGCCTTCGGCCGCGCCGGGCTCGCCGGATCGGCGCTGAAGGCGTTCGGCGTCTCGCTGCCGTTCACGACGGCCGGGGTGGTGCTCGCCCAGGTGTTCATGGCCGCGCCCTTCTTCATCGGTCCGGCGCGCGCGGCCTTCGCGGGCGTGGACCGGCGGCTGCTCGATGCCGCCGCGACGCTGCGCGCCCGCGAGAGCTTCACGTTCGTCCGCGTCGTCCTGCCGCTCGCGGCGCCCTCGCTGCTCGCGGGGGTGTCCATGGCCGGCGCGCGCGCGCTCGGCGAGTTCGGCGCCACGATCACGTTCGCCGGAAACTTCCCGGGCACGACCCAGACCATGCCGCTCGCGGTCTACGTGGCGCTGCAATCGGACCTGGACGCGGCGGTGGTCCTGTCGGTGCTGCTGCTGGCGATGGCCGTCGGCCTGCTGCTCGGGCTTCATTCGGCGCCCGCCGGCGGATGGTGGAGCCGCCCGCGTGCTGCGCGCTGA
- the modA gene encoding molybdate ABC transporter substrate-binding protein, translated as MLASPPPPAAAARAQHTLQVFAAASLADAFSELGRLLEAGHPGLEVRFNFAGSQQLATQLGEGAAADVFASADERWMEAVREQGLLASEPVIFARNELVVIVPRRNPGQIASLADLARRGVKLVLAAETVPAGRYARAALAKLSREPALGPEFATRVLRNAVSEEENVKAVVGKVQLGEADAGIVYRSDVSPAVARVVTRIPIPPDANVVALYPIALLRGGHGGAVARAFVELALSPRGQQVLEQRGLMRAATGR; from the coding sequence ATGCTGGCGTCCCCGCCGCCCCCCGCCGCCGCGGCTCGCGCCCAACACACCCTGCAGGTGTTCGCGGCCGCATCGCTCGCGGATGCGTTCTCCGAGCTCGGCCGCCTTCTCGAGGCCGGCCATCCGGGCCTCGAAGTCCGCTTCAACTTCGCCGGCTCCCAGCAGCTCGCGACGCAGCTCGGCGAAGGCGCCGCCGCGGACGTCTTCGCTTCGGCGGACGAGCGCTGGATGGAGGCCGTTCGCGAACAGGGGCTGCTCGCTTCGGAACCCGTGATCTTCGCGCGCAACGAGCTGGTCGTGATCGTCCCGCGCAGGAACCCGGGCCAGATCGCGAGCCTGGCCGATCTCGCGCGTCGCGGGGTCAAGCTCGTCCTCGCCGCGGAGACGGTGCCCGCGGGACGTTACGCGCGAGCCGCGCTCGCGAAGCTGTCCCGCGAGCCGGCGCTCGGCCCCGAGTTCGCGACACGCGTGCTTCGCAACGCGGTCTCCGAGGAGGAGAACGTGAAGGCGGTCGTCGGCAAGGTGCAACTCGGCGAGGCGGACGCCGGAATCGTCTACCGATCCGACGTGAGCCCCGCCGTCGCGCGCGTCGTCACCCGGATCCCGATCCCGCCGGACGCCAACGTCGTCGCCCTCTATCCGATCGCGCTGCTGCGTGGCGGCCACGGGGGCGCGGTGGCCCGGGCGTTCGTGGAACTCGCGCTCTCCCCCCGGGGCCAGCAGGTGCTCGAGCAGCGTGGCCTGATGCGGGCCGCGACGGGTCGCTGA
- a CDS encoding TOBE domain-containing protein, which produces MNTLNATEAATLLKLNVKRVQILARQGRLPAARVGRKWLFRRDELEALLGRRADAPGRTLSISARNRLRGRVARLTVDGLMAEVVLAIGDQHLVSIITRASAERLGLRAGDEVFAVIKSTEVMVGKEGVED; this is translated from the coding sequence ATGAACACGCTGAACGCCACCGAAGCGGCGACGCTTCTGAAGCTGAACGTGAAAAGGGTTCAGATCCTGGCGCGTCAGGGCAGGCTGCCGGCGGCGCGCGTCGGCAGGAAGTGGCTCTTTCGCAGGGACGAACTCGAGGCGCTGCTCGGGCGGCGCGCGGACGCGCCCGGACGGACCCTTTCGATCAGCGCCCGCAATCGCCTGCGGGGCCGGGTCGCGCGCCTGACGGTGGACGGGCTGATGGCCGAAGTGGTGCTCGCGATCGGCGATCAGCACCTGGTTTCGATCATCACGCGCGCGAGCGCGGAACGGCTGGGCCTTCGGGCCGGCGACGAGGTGTTCGCCGTCATCAAGTCCACGGAAGTCATGGTCGGCAAGGAAGGGGTCGAGGATTGA
- a CDS encoding NifU family protein: MREQVEKVIEQLRVHVVQPDGGDLELVDVGDDGVVRIRLHGACAGCASSTTTLRNGIERYLRAKLPQVTRVVAE; encoded by the coding sequence ATGCGGGAGCAGGTGGAAAAAGTCATCGAGCAGCTGCGGGTCCACGTCGTCCAGCCGGACGGCGGGGACCTCGAGCTGGTGGACGTCGGCGACGACGGCGTCGTCCGCATCCGGCTTCACGGGGCGTGCGCGGGCTGCGCCAGCTCGACCACGACGCTTCGCAACGGCATCGAGCGTTACCTGCGCGCCAAGCTGCCGCAGGTCACCCGGGTCGTGGCGGAGTAG
- a CDS encoding Mrp/NBP35 family ATP-binding protein encodes MSSITKEQVLAALGTVQDPDLHRDLVSLGMIEDVSIDGGKVSFTLVLTTSACPLKGQIEDDCRRAVGAIPGVADIVLNTTSRVRKPRDPSADRKALAGVAHVIAVGSGKGGVGKSTVAANLAIALAQTGAKVGLLDGDIYGPNLPRMMGVNRQPQHHEGRIVPLEAHGVRFMSMGLLVDAGEAVVWRGPMLHGAIKTFLHDVSWDGCDYLLVDLPPGTGDVQLSLIQQTVVTGAVVVTTPSTVAIEDAVKAIAMFDKLHVPVLGVIENMSYFVCPGCHERHDIFSSGAGQERALAMGLPFLGSIPLQPEVREGGDTGRPVVASRPDSPYALELRKIAGVLAQRVSIHTLSAEEVRA; translated from the coding sequence ATGTCCTCGATCACGAAGGAACAGGTTCTCGCCGCGCTCGGCACCGTCCAGGATCCCGATCTGCACCGCGACCTGGTGTCGCTGGGCATGATCGAGGACGTCTCGATCGACGGCGGGAAGGTTTCGTTCACGCTGGTGCTGACCACTTCGGCCTGCCCGCTCAAGGGGCAGATCGAGGACGACTGCCGCCGGGCCGTCGGCGCGATCCCCGGCGTCGCCGACATCGTGCTGAACACGACCAGCCGCGTGCGCAAGCCCAGGGACCCGAGCGCCGACCGCAAGGCGCTCGCCGGCGTGGCGCACGTCATCGCCGTCGGCTCGGGCAAGGGCGGGGTCGGCAAGAGCACGGTCGCGGCCAACCTGGCGATCGCGCTGGCGCAGACGGGGGCGAAGGTCGGCCTGCTCGACGGCGACATCTACGGCCCCAACCTGCCGCGCATGATGGGCGTGAACCGCCAGCCGCAGCATCACGAGGGCCGCATCGTGCCGCTCGAAGCGCACGGCGTGCGCTTCATGTCCATGGGCCTGCTCGTGGACGCGGGCGAGGCGGTCGTGTGGCGCGGACCCATGCTGCACGGCGCGATCAAGACGTTCCTGCACGACGTGTCGTGGGACGGCTGCGACTACCTGCTCGTGGACCTGCCCCCGGGCACGGGCGACGTGCAGCTGTCGCTCATCCAGCAGACGGTCGTGACCGGCGCGGTCGTGGTGACGACGCCCTCCACGGTCGCGATCGAGGACGCCGTCAAGGCGATCGCGATGTTCGACAAGCTGCACGTGCCGGTGCTCGGCGTGATCGAGAACATGAGCTATTTCGTGTGCCCCGGGTGCCACGAGCGCCACGACATCTTCTCGAGCGGCGCGGGACAGGAGCGGGCGCTGGCGATGGGCCTGCCGTTCCTGGGCTCGATTCCGCTTCAGCCCGAGGTGCGCGAGGGCGGCGACACGGGGCGTCCGGTCGTGGCGTCGCGGCCCGACAGTCCCTACGCCCTCGAGCTGCGCAAGATCGCGGGGGTGCTCGCGCAGCGCGTCAGCATCCACACGCTGTCGGCGGAGGAGGTGCGCGCGTGA
- a CDS encoding cysteine desulfurase: MTRVYADHAATTRPAPEVLDAMAPWSGERFGNASSVHARGEAAREAVEGARVEVARLLGAQPEEIVFTASGSEANNLALKGALAALAGPERRRIVTGATEHNSVLETARFLETRGFALTVLPVRPNGQVDPETLAAALGPDVALVSLMAVNNETGVVHPVAELGLHAKQAGALFHVDAVQAAGKLPIAVDAWQADLLTIAGHKFHGPVGAAALFVRRRTRLVPQVHGGHQERGRRAGTENVAAIAGLGAAALRAREALAAGAAQRVAALAERLLAGLLAAMPETRLNGDLNQRVGGILNVCFAGVDGEAVLHELDRAGVEVSTGSACSAADPGPSPVLVAMGLRPEDAHASVRFSLGESNTQEEIEHVCKVTPPIVERLRALGGAAMERSA; this comes from the coding sequence GTGACGCGCGTGTACGCCGACCACGCCGCGACCACGCGGCCCGCGCCCGAGGTGCTCGATGCGATGGCGCCGTGGAGCGGCGAGCGGTTCGGCAACGCCTCGAGCGTGCACGCGCGCGGCGAGGCGGCGCGCGAGGCGGTCGAGGGCGCGCGCGTCGAGGTGGCGCGCCTGCTCGGCGCCCAGCCCGAGGAGATCGTCTTCACCGCGAGCGGTTCCGAGGCCAACAACCTGGCGCTCAAGGGCGCGCTCGCGGCGCTGGCGGGCCCCGAACGCAGGCGCATCGTCACCGGCGCGACCGAACACAACTCCGTGCTCGAGACGGCCCGGTTTCTCGAAACGCGCGGGTTCGCCCTCACGGTCCTGCCGGTGCGCCCGAACGGCCAGGTGGATCCCGAGACCCTCGCCGCCGCGCTGGGCCCCGACGTGGCGCTGGTCTCGCTGATGGCGGTCAACAACGAGACGGGCGTCGTGCATCCCGTCGCCGAGCTCGGCCTGCACGCGAAGCAGGCCGGCGCGCTCTTCCACGTGGACGCGGTGCAGGCGGCCGGCAAGCTGCCGATCGCCGTGGACGCCTGGCAGGCGGACCTGCTCACGATCGCGGGCCACAAGTTCCACGGGCCCGTCGGTGCGGCGGCGTTGTTCGTGCGCCGGCGCACCCGGTTGGTGCCGCAGGTGCACGGCGGCCATCAGGAACGCGGTCGCCGGGCCGGAACCGAAAACGTCGCGGCGATCGCGGGTCTGGGCGCCGCGGCGCTCCGGGCCCGGGAGGCCCTGGCCGCGGGCGCGGCGCAGCGTGTGGCCGCGCTGGCGGAACGACTGCTCGCCGGACTGCTGGCGGCGATGCCCGAGACGCGGCTCAACGGCGACCTGAACCAGCGCGTCGGCGGAATCCTCAATGTCTGCTTCGCCGGCGTGGATGGCGAGGCGGTGCTGCACGAACTCGACCGCGCCGGCGTCGAGGTTTCGACCGGCTCGGCGTGCAGCGCGGCGGACCCGGGGCCGAGCCCCGTGCTGGTGGCGATGGGGTTGCGCCCGGAGGACGCGCACGCGAGCGTGCGCTTCTCGCTCGGGGAGTCGAACACGCAGGAAGAGATCGAACACGTCTGCAAGGTGACGCCGCCCATCGTCGAGCGCCTGCGCGCGCTCGGCGGCGCGGCGATGGAGCGGAGCGCCTGA
- the pdxS gene encoding pyridoxal 5'-phosphate synthase lyase subunit PdxS produces the protein MLKGGVIMDVMNAEQAGIAQESGAAAVMALERIPSRIRKDGGVARMSDPTMIQKIQSVVDIPVMAKCRIGHIVEAQILEALEIDFIDESEVLTPADEANHVWKHDFKAPFVCGCRDLGEALRRIGEGAAMIRTKGEAGTGNVVEAVRHMRAVVSHLRRLTTLSADELMAEAKGLAAPFELVQQVAKTGRLPVPNFAAGGVATPADAALMMKLGAEAVFVGSGIFEVGDASKPREARRDQLRTARAIVQAVANWNRPDVLLEVSRGLPQPMRGISLETLSEDERLARRGW, from the coding sequence ATGCTCAAGGGCGGCGTCATCATGGATGTCATGAACGCCGAGCAGGCCGGGATCGCGCAGGAGTCGGGCGCGGCGGCCGTCATGGCGCTCGAGCGCATCCCGTCGAGGATCCGCAAGGACGGCGGCGTCGCGCGCATGAGCGACCCGACGATGATCCAGAAGATCCAGTCGGTCGTGGACATCCCGGTGATGGCGAAGTGCCGCATCGGCCACATCGTCGAGGCGCAGATCCTGGAGGCGCTGGAAATCGACTTCATCGACGAGAGCGAAGTGCTGACGCCCGCCGACGAGGCGAACCACGTCTGGAAGCACGATTTCAAGGCGCCGTTCGTGTGCGGCTGCCGCGATCTCGGCGAAGCGCTGCGCCGGATCGGCGAGGGCGCGGCGATGATCCGCACCAAGGGCGAGGCCGGAACCGGCAACGTCGTCGAGGCGGTGCGCCACATGCGCGCGGTCGTCTCGCACCTGCGGAGGCTGACGACCCTGTCCGCCGACGAGCTGATGGCCGAGGCCAAGGGCCTCGCCGCGCCCTTCGAGCTGGTGCAGCAGGTCGCGAAGACCGGCCGCCTGCCGGTGCCCAACTTCGCCGCCGGCGGCGTCGCGACACCTGCCGACGCGGCGCTCATGATGAAGCTCGGCGCCGAGGCGGTGTTCGTCGGCTCGGGCATCTTCGAGGTCGGGGACGCGTCGAAGCCGCGCGAGGCGCGCCGGGACCAGCTGCGCACCGCGCGGGCCATCGTGCAGGCGGTCGCGAACTGGAATCGTCCCGACGTGCTGCTCGAGGTGAGCCGGGGCCTGCCGCAGCCGATGCGCGGAATCTCGCTCGAGACGCTCTCCGAGGACGAACGGCTTGCCCGGCGCGGCTGGTGA
- the pdxT gene encoding pyridoxal 5'-phosphate synthase glutaminase subunit PdxT, with product MSAARTARTGAAPRVGLLSLQGDFERHRASLLALGAGAVRVSLPAHLEGLDALIVPGGESSTMLRLLAATGLRPGIERFVREKPVLGTCAGLILLARSADRLPAPTLGAIDVTVERNAWGRQVHSFHAPVRVAPLGRDFDGVFIRAPRITRVGRAVEVVATLAGEPVGVRQGRVAALTFHPELTADTRLHAWFLKDVAGLAVRGNRE from the coding sequence ATGAGCGCGGCGCGCACGGCGCGCACCGGTGCGGCGCCCCGCGTCGGCCTGCTGTCGCTGCAGGGCGATTTCGAGCGCCACCGCGCGTCCCTGCTCGCGCTCGGCGCCGGGGCTGTCCGCGTTTCGCTGCCGGCGCACCTGGAGGGGCTCGATGCGCTGATCGTTCCGGGCGGAGAGTCCTCCACGATGCTGCGGCTGCTCGCGGCGACCGGACTGCGCCCCGGCATCGAGCGCTTCGTGCGGGAGAAGCCGGTGCTGGGCACCTGCGCGGGACTCATCCTGCTCGCGCGCTCCGCCGACCGGCTGCCGGCTCCGACGCTCGGTGCGATCGACGTGACCGTCGAGCGCAACGCCTGGGGGCGGCAGGTGCACTCCTTCCACGCTCCGGTGCGCGTCGCTCCGCTGGGGAGGGATTTCGACGGCGTGTTCATTCGCGCGCCGCGCATCACCCGCGTCGGGCGCGCGGTCGAGGTGGTGGCGACGCTCGCCGGCGAACCGGTGGGTGTTCGACAGGGCCGGGTCGCCGCGCTCACGTTTCATCCCGAGCTGACGGCGGACACGCGCCTGCACGCGTGGTTCCTGAAGGACGTCGCCGGGCTCGCCGTTCGCGGGAACCGCGAGTGA
- a CDS encoding bifunctional oligoribonuclease/PAP phosphatase NrnA has translation MTTAASPERTALHAFLDRHGSFLLTTHVNPDGDAIGSEIAMAGWLRGRGKQVRILNDSPTPPAFAWLVAEEPVETYDEALCERRFGESDALIVLDTGNRQRIGRLAQHLDRHAIAIAIVDHHATHDGFGQVNVIEPELASTASLVFELMREAGATPGLLAAEALYVGLFTDTGNFRYSNTDARAHRMAAALVEAGVDPSDVTSRVHATAPAGRLRFFGEALAALQMLEGGRLAVLEVSPEQFVRHGLAGADTEGLVDMPRAIAGVEVVALFSEVDAGKVKVSLRSTGNVTIDQVCARWGGGGHPHAAGVQMRGSREDAKAKILPDLVRLLDRHAETAARDRAS, from the coding sequence GTGACCACGGCCGCCTCGCCCGAACGCACGGCGCTGCACGCCTTCCTCGACCGCCACGGCTCGTTCCTGCTCACCACGCACGTCAACCCGGACGGCGACGCGATCGGCAGCGAGATCGCCATGGCGGGCTGGCTGCGCGGGCGCGGCAAGCAGGTGCGGATCCTGAACGATTCCCCCACGCCTCCGGCGTTCGCCTGGCTGGTCGCGGAGGAGCCGGTCGAGACCTACGACGAGGCGCTCTGCGAGCGGCGGTTCGGCGAGTCCGACGCGCTGATCGTGCTCGACACCGGCAACCGCCAGCGGATCGGACGGCTCGCGCAGCACCTCGACCGCCACGCGATCGCGATCGCGATCGTGGACCACCACGCGACGCACGACGGCTTCGGCCAGGTGAACGTCATCGAGCCGGAACTGGCCTCGACGGCGAGCCTGGTCTTCGAACTGATGCGCGAGGCTGGCGCCACGCCCGGCCTGCTGGCGGCGGAGGCGCTGTACGTGGGGCTGTTCACCGACACCGGGAACTTCCGCTACTCCAACACCGACGCCCGGGCGCATCGCATGGCCGCGGCGCTCGTCGAGGCGGGAGTGGATCCCTCCGACGTGACGAGCCGGGTGCACGCGACCGCCCCGGCGGGCCGCCTGCGATTCTTCGGTGAGGCGCTCGCGGCCCTGCAGATGCTCGAGGGCGGACGGCTGGCGGTGCTCGAAGTCTCGCCCGAGCAGTTCGTGCGGCACGGCCTCGCCGGCGCCGACACCGAGGGACTCGTGGACATGCCGCGCGCGATCGCGGGCGTCGAGGTGGTCGCGCTCTTTTCCGAAGTGGACGCCGGCAAGGTCAAGGTGTCGCTGCGCTCGACCGGCAACGTGACCATTGACCAGGTCTGCGCGCGCTGGGGCGGCGGCGGCCATCCGCACGCGGCCGGGGTGCAGATGCGGGGCTCGCGCGAGGACGCGAAGGCGAAGATCCTTCCCGACCTCGTCCGCCTGCTCGACCGGCACGCGGAGACGGCCGCGAGGGACCGCGCTTCGTGA
- a CDS encoding ABC transporter ATP-binding protein: MSGSAAPASGGARAVRLSVSAVAHRFGARVAVRPVTFEQPGPGVVAVTGENGSGKSTLLRVLAGMLRPSEGTTRLEVEGADVPPRERRRHVGLACPDLEFYEEFTAAENLTFATEARGLPDARASVQNALSKTGLAPRGDDRVGTFSSGMKQRLRLAFAILHRPALLLLDEPGAHLDEEGRALVERLVLEHAPSGLVVLATNDPREVQLAANRIPLSGRGLDAPS, translated from the coding sequence GTGAGCGGATCCGCAGCGCCCGCGTCGGGCGGCGCTCGCGCCGTTCGCCTGTCGGTGTCTGCGGTCGCGCACCGCTTCGGCGCGCGAGTCGCCGTGCGGCCCGTCACGTTCGAGCAACCGGGGCCGGGCGTCGTCGCGGTCACGGGCGAGAACGGCTCGGGCAAGAGCACGCTGCTGCGCGTGCTGGCCGGAATGCTGCGTCCGAGCGAGGGCACGACGCGGCTCGAGGTGGAAGGCGCGGACGTGCCCCCGAGGGAGCGACGCCGCCACGTGGGGCTGGCGTGCCCCGACCTGGAGTTTTACGAGGAATTCACCGCGGCGGAGAACCTGACTTTCGCGACCGAGGCGCGCGGACTGCCCGACGCGCGCGCGAGTGTTCAGAACGCACTCTCGAAGACGGGCCTCGCGCCGCGGGGCGACGACCGCGTCGGGACGTTCTCCTCGGGGATGAAGCAGCGTCTGCGCCTTGCGTTTGCGATACTCCACCGACCCGCGTTGCTGCTGCTCGACGAGCCCGGCGCCCACCTCGACGAGGAGGGGAGGGCGCTCGTGGAACGGCTCGTGCTTGAGCACGCGCCATCGGGCCTCGTCGTCCTCGCCACCAACGATCCCCGGGAGGTGCAGCTTGCCGCAAACCGGATCCCGCTCAGCGGCCGCGGTCTGGACGCTCCTTCGTAA
- a CDS encoding heme exporter protein CcmB codes for MPQTGSRSAAAVWTLLRKECRSEWRTRYGLNAALLFAVASLTAVSFAAGRMANRPDVLAALFWIVLLFATLASLGHAFVREVEGRTMLLLRLVASPTEIATGKLLFNLLFLLVVEGVTVPLFLLLTGAPPVRWGPFAAVLALGTVSLAASSTLVGAVIAQTRGRGALFAGVSLPLLLPVLAAAVAGTRDMWASSPTGGSVRLLAAYAVALIAAGLLLYEHLWED; via the coding sequence TTGCCGCAAACCGGATCCCGCTCAGCGGCCGCGGTCTGGACGCTCCTTCGTAAGGAATGCCGCAGCGAATGGCGGACCCGCTACGGGCTCAACGCCGCGCTGTTGTTCGCGGTCGCGAGCCTGACCGCGGTGAGCTTCGCGGCCGGCAGGATGGCGAACCGTCCCGACGTGCTCGCGGCGCTGTTCTGGATCGTGCTGCTGTTCGCGACGCTCGCCTCGCTGGGCCACGCGTTCGTGCGCGAGGTCGAGGGCCGCACGATGCTCCTGCTGCGCCTCGTCGCCTCGCCCACCGAGATCGCGACCGGCAAACTGCTGTTCAACCTGCTCTTCCTGCTGGTCGTCGAAGGGGTGACCGTGCCGCTGTTCCTGCTCCTGACGGGGGCGCCGCCGGTGCGCTGGGGACCGTTCGCCGCCGTGCTCGCGCTGGGCACGGTCTCGCTCGCCGCGTCCTCGACGCTGGTCGGAGCGGTGATCGCGCAGACGCGGGGTCGCGGGGCGCTGTTCGCCGGCGTGTCGCTGCCCTTGCTGCTGCCGGTGCTGGCCGCGGCGGTGGCCGGAACTCGTGACATGTGGGCGTCAAGCCCGACCGGCGGATCCGTGCGCCTGCTCGCGGCCTACGCCGTGGCGCTGATCGCGGCGGGCCTGTTACTGTACGAACATCTGTGGGAGGACTGA
- the ccsA gene encoding cytochrome c biogenesis protein CcsA: MMLRVVLFLWISVAMTASLLFAPLVPVLEETTRVLYFHIPAAWLTVLALGWSMLNSIRYLVKRDLRADDHAAAAAELGLLFCIGATVSGALWAKAMWGAYWNWDPRETSIFFLLLIYTAYLALRGSIEDEEKRARLSAVYSAVAFVAVPFLVFVVPRMYQTLHPDPILNTRGKVDMDPMIRWCFTAMLVGFTGLFVWMQSLRVRVARLERRRDRETIAPALRVSTGGGRA, translated from the coding sequence ATGATGCTGCGCGTCGTGCTGTTCCTGTGGATCTCCGTGGCGATGACCGCGTCGCTGCTGTTCGCGCCGCTGGTTCCCGTGCTGGAGGAGACGACGCGGGTGCTGTACTTCCACATTCCGGCCGCCTGGCTGACCGTGCTCGCGCTCGGCTGGTCCATGCTCAACAGCATCCGCTACCTGGTGAAGCGCGACCTGCGCGCCGACGATCACGCCGCCGCCGCCGCCGAGCTGGGGCTGCTGTTCTGCATCGGCGCCACCGTCAGCGGAGCGTTGTGGGCGAAGGCGATGTGGGGAGCCTACTGGAACTGGGATCCCCGCGAGACCTCGATCTTCTTCCTGCTGCTCATTTATACCGCCTACCTCGCGCTGCGCGGGAGCATCGAAGACGAGGAGAAGCGGGCGCGGCTCTCGGCCGTGTATTCGGCGGTCGCGTTCGTGGCCGTGCCGTTCCTGGTGTTCGTCGTGCCGCGCATGTACCAGACGCTGCACCCGGACCCGATCCTCAACACGCGGGGCAAGGTGGACATGGACCCGATGATCCGCTGGTGCTTCACGGCCATGCTGGTCGGATTCACCGGGTTGTTCGTGTGGATGCAGTCGCTTCGGGTGCGCGTCGCGCGTCTCGAACGTCGCAGGGACCGAGAAACGATCGCTCCGGCGCTCCGGGTTTCCACCGGCGGCGGCCGGGCGTAG
- a CDS encoding cytochrome c maturation protein CcmE: MNTKVMLAVALLVAAMVIGVTSFKQTMTPYIGFAEARTASGQVQVNGKLASRDYVLRKEEQYLRFSLKDDKGDVLPVEYRGVIPGNFDQAVSIVAIGQYQGDHFEASQLLVKCPSKYQAMEGKHPEGVAS, encoded by the coding sequence ATGAACACGAAGGTGATGCTCGCGGTGGCGCTGCTGGTCGCGGCGATGGTGATCGGCGTGACGAGTTTCAAGCAGACCATGACGCCGTACATCGGCTTCGCCGAGGCCCGCACGGCGAGCGGTCAGGTGCAGGTGAACGGCAAGCTGGCTTCCCGGGACTACGTCCTGCGCAAGGAGGAGCAGTACCTGCGCTTTTCCCTCAAGGACGACAAGGGGGACGTCCTGCCGGTCGAGTACCGCGGCGTGATCCCCGGGAACTTCGACCAGGCCGTGAGCATCGTCGCGATCGGGCAGTACCAGGGCGATCACTTCGAGGCGAGCCAGCTGCTCGTCAAGTGCCCCTCGAAGTACCAGGCGATGGAGGGCAAGCACCCCGAAGGCGTGGCCTCGTGA